In Rhodamnia argentea isolate NSW1041297 chromosome 1, ASM2092103v1, whole genome shotgun sequence, the genomic window cttaattggaaaaatgtaaaatgtcaaggattcaattgaaaaaattaaaaaggtttaggattgaattgcccAAAATGTGATACAATTCACGACCTTATGGCTATTGAGTCTCGCACGTACTCATAGAGGTGGTGTCGAGCTTACTAAAGAGAAGACCGGGACAGAGCGGTTGAGGCGACAACGCAACGGCAAGAATGGTGGCGTAGGCAACTCAGCTCAACGATCTACACTACCTGGATTTgaggatggagagagaggaagataaGGAATTTGAGAAGGCTTTGGGATTTGGGTAGGGTTATGATCTTGTATGTTCAGTGCAAGTAAATGAACATACATCGAATTTCAATGAATCAACCTCTATATAAAAATAGGGTGCTCAAGACCGCCCAAATTTTTGCCCTCGGTATATTGAtttctagtaatttttttttgggtatgatTATGGCAGTGCCGCAATAATAATTGTATTTTTGAAGTCTCATAATTTTTAAATTCGGTGGTACATGGTTTAAAGTTGTAGCATCTCAAAATTGGCAAGACATTGGCCTAAAATATGTTACGAGCTGCCATATCTTTGAGAATGTCATAATTTTAACGAGTTTTCAAACACTTCACGAAAATTGCAGCGTCTCTTTTCGCGACTAACTCTTGAAAGAAAACTTACCAAACAAGCACCCAGTATTGCTAGTATTGCTCAACTAGACAAGAATTCCAGTGTTGCTTagcctaaacttttcaaatttgccgCCAATCCAAGAAGGATGAATTAACGAGTGAATCGGGACGTTCGCATGCACACGAAAGGCTTTCCCCGTCTACTGCGGAGTTAAATTGCGTCGCCGGAAGCAGTTCTAGTGTCTTTGTTAGATCAACATGGTGGTAACATGTAGTTCATGAATGCAAAGGGCATGATCAACCTAGCCACAAAGCGTCGACAATCAATTATTACTCttccgacccccaaaaaaaaaaaaaaaaacaacaaaaaactaTTACTTCTAAAACGCACTAGAATccaaggaaggaaaagaacagtCGTTAGTTCGATTGACAAGGACAGTGATTGACTAGTTACTACTACATCGGAGATGGTGAAAAGGGAACAAAAGTATGGACAACTTTTGGTTGGCACTTTGGATttattctagagagagagagagagagcagcgtTCAAGCTCCAATCTCGGAAATGCTCTGTAAGGCTGGCTCCCACCGCCTCCCACCGCCCACCACCCCTCTCAGGCCACCGCTACTgctgccaccgccgccgctgctTCCCCATTCATCAACCCCCTGCTCCTCCTGAAGAATAATAATTAatggaagaaattgaaaaattgaatgcttgATTGAGCTTTGTCAAACATCAGGACAAATTGTCCAAACATCCTTGTATTCTCATGTTTTTATCCGGTGATTAGGTATCTTTAATTTGGTGAAAAGCAGCCGTGTCCATTTACAATCCCATCAAGAAAACCATTTCGACCAGTTTAAGGAGGatcatttaccaaaaaaaagaaaccgcAAGTGGCATTTTCTGAGCCACTAGGACAGCTAAGTTAGAAGATAATCTTAACACGAGAGAATtatgaaaaatgcaatttttgaaatattatgacACATTCTGCTGACAGTATTTAACAAACCCGCGCGACAAAAAGAGTTTTTTGGTGAAATTGCAAGCGTGGGAGGGTTATTTTCATCAAATGGGAAAGGACAATAAGTCGCTGGATAAAAAGGTAAAAGTACACATTTAGACAATTTACCTATAAAATTATTAGTAGATCATGTCAAAGATAGGGTAAAATAGAGCATGATACTCATGGAAGGACAATATCATGCAAACAGAGAAACCATGATCATGTCaagttaattttcatatttctagCATTCTCCATGAAATTGGTGTCAAACATAAACCATGAATTGCGGTTGACTTTAAGTCATATGTGAAACTGTACATCCCAACGCCACAAATTATTAAAGAGCAGTGTGAAATATATTTCCTAACATGACATCCTCCCTCAAGTAAAAGTCGATTTGGTGACGAAGACTCTTTAAGTGTCATAGAGATGTTGTAACCTAGACGAGTTCAGTGAATTGAAATCGAGACCTCTTACGCCGACACCAATCTAAAACCATATGTGAAAATGTTCATTCTAATTACCATGCTAAAGTGCGGCTCGAAATATATTTGAACAAGCTAGTTCACATCCACTTTTATGCATGTCATCGGCATGGTGGAAGATGAATCGATCCTCAAATTTATTTATTCCAAGCACTTTCTAACTTCTTAGGATCCAGTCATGTGGGTTCATGTGTAAGGAAACGACTTAGGGTCAACATGGCGGAAAGAAAGATGGGATTAGGTTAACTTTATGGAACatcagaagaaaatgaaatgcaCAGGAAAACTAACCGGACCCACAAAAAATAGAAGAGAATTATTAAACGAATTATGACTTACTAAATATATTTTACTAGTTAATCGAAGGATTATTGAGGACCCACGTGAAGTTAGACATTCTGCTTATGAGAAAAGAGCAATATTGGTAAATGTTGTTTACCTTAGTCTTTCgtctctttctctccttaaaAAGTTTACGCAATGAATAAttgtgaaaaaataaatgatttgaaaaatatttttttaaaaaaatgatcacttgtatcagtttactaaaatgaatgaacgaaaaatatttttatcgtccacgaaaatatttagacataaattgtagtcaataatgaaaatattttacattaactaaatatttcaagagatcgtttttaagaaaatattttttaaaatttattttttgcgaaatgaaTAGAGCCTAAGTGTTTTTACTAGCACTATCATGCATTCAATTTGGATCGTGGGATAAAAAGCAAAATTGTGGTCTATCATATCTGCTTTGCAAAATCGGTTTCTATTATAACTTATTGATGCAAAGGGGATCAAACCTACATTTGGTTAAGAAAGATTTTATCGAGTAGAGACAAGGGAtattgacacaaatgatccacgaattttggttcaatatgcaatgtgatccttaagcttttaatttgttcaatgtggtccctcaACCTTAACCCAAAGtgcaatatggtccctaaactttcaatttgtttagaggccacattgaacaaattataaatTCATGGAGCCAAAGTTTATAagtcatttgtatcatttttcctaGAGAAAATTACGGACGCATAAGCTGCAAAACTTCAGGAAGTGTCAAGGAAAGTTAGGATCACTTAGTATTTTACCAACAATGATGCAAATTAAATTTACTATTAACTTGGGAAGATTACTTTCTAGAATAGAATATCAAGAATCATAAGATCCAGAGAACTTACTACCACCAAAGAGATAATACGCCCCTGCGAAGAAAAGTTAGAAAAGGATATTTTGCAGATAAATTGCTACAAGTGGGAAATTACGTACCGTAAAGGAAAGTCAAGATTCATTAGGGGTACGACGCGAAAAGAGATTTACTACTAACTTAGGTAGAGATCACTATTGTTCTGAGGAATATCACGAATCATAGGACTCAGCAAAACTCACGACGATAAGAGGTAAGACAAGTTACAAAATGATGTGTAACGGATAAATTgttaacaaagaaagaaatcacgAATATCAAAAGGAAAGTTAGGATTTGTGTTAGGCAGGATCCGACCATGAGGAATTAAAAAGGACCCCAAAGCTAGCATTCCCTGATTTCGGGTACCCAATGTGGAGAGAAATCCAATATTTCCACTTTTGGTTTGCGTCGCGAAACATTAAATAGATATATAGATAATCATCACATTTCCACGTCATTGTTTATGCATAACCCTCTAATTTGGATTTATGTTAATCACGAATTCTAATCACTATTGTCTTGAAAATAAGATGTTAATAGGCATGCGGCTGCCCTACCGGTAAAGAGATTGGGGGATGTCATTGTTTATGCATGACCctctaatttagatttatgtTAATCACGAGTTCTAATTACTATTGTCTTGAAAATAAGATGCTTATAGGCATGCGATTGCCTATTGGTAAAGGGATTGGGGGATGGGGAACCTAGTATCCAGGTTATTACAGGTACCGAGTTCGATTTTCGCACTCTGTAAAAATCCTGTGATTAATCGTTTCTAGGTGTTGTGTAGTAATACAATCCAcgttttgaaaaaattgggatttttttttggacgagTCATTTCCGTAAACAAgattggcaaaaaaatgttttatcaATGCAAGTATATGCTTTGGTTGCCAAGCTTGATAAAATACCTTCGTGGACATGCTGTCGTTGGCAGACACCGAGTCCCGCTTCGAACTCGGCCCCCGACTCGTCCTCGACTCTTTCTTCTTCGACTCGACTCCAACCCCTCCAGATCTTTTCAACAGCTTCTCCAGTTTCACGCACTTCTTCGCCGCAAACTCCTTCAACACATCTTCCACCAACCcaacgccaaaaaaaaaaggagaagaagaacaagccAAACCCCTCAGaaatcgaaaaataaagaaCCACAGAGCCCAGAGAATCCGCGGCTACGCGTGAAAACTCGGTACATACCTTCGAAGCTAATGAGCCGATAGACCTGCCCGATGTGCAGAGTGTCATCGGGCCGCAGGAGCCTGAGATGCCTCGACGGTGCGCCGCTCTCGCCATTCGCCGCGGCCGCCGTCGGAGGAGAGGCGGCGATCACGTGGGCGACGTAGTGCCCCGGGTTTGCCGACATGATCTGGTGGGCGCTCACGGACCAGTGCAGCCTCTCCACCTTGGTCCCCTCGGGGTGGTGGATCGCCACGGTCGCCGCATCCGCCGCTTGGCAGTTCCCCATCCGAATCcaaccctttctttctttctccaaaagagagaaaaacgaatatcaagaaaatatcGTCGGGGGAGTTTCCCAATGATTAGGGGTTGAGAAGAGTTGGTGGCATTTATTGGCTCTGACGCTGGCCACTGAACGGCGGGAATCGAGAGggttctctttttctctcccgATGACGACAAAAAGCTGGAGAAAACGGAACAAAGAGAGGTCTTTTAGCAGGGAAAAACAGAGACGTTGGACGAGGAAAAATGGAAATAGGGAAAGCGAAATCTGAacgaacaagagagagagagagagagagagagagagagagagagagagagagagagagagagagagagatggtgatgGGTACAcgaggaggatgatgatgatgatgaagatgaaggcgaGAAGGTGGGAGTGGTGTGATGTGGGAGATTTTGGTGTCTTCTTCTTCGTTATAGCAgctcctgctgctgctgctgctggtgagagagggagagaggggagagggagagagagagattggagacGTGTTAGATCTGCAAAAACCCACCTGCGATTTCgatcgcgagagagagagagagatgggaggtTTTCGTCCGACCTAAAAAGGTGAAAGTTGTTATTCGCACGTAAGACCAAAACTTGGAGCGATGATCAGAAATCGGACGACGAGAGATGGGATGGCCCCAGTTTTTGACGGAAGTGGCGTGGGTGGGGCGTTGGATTCGGACGGTCAGAGAAAACTGGGTGCGTGATCAGATCACTAGGTAGGACTGAATATGGAATGCGACCGAAATGGCAAAAATGTCAAAAACGATTTTGGTTTGGCGTCTTTTATTAGGTCTAGTCCCACCAAAAGTTTTATTCGCACCAGCATCATCCATGCCGCCGATCGTGGTGGCTTAAGTCCCCACCAGGACTTCCCGCAGTTTCCAAAGAAGTCGTCTCTCTCAAATTCGTTCGGCGATAATAACTTGTCTATATCGATCTTGTCAAGGCGCACGTGTGAGGATGCTAGGCCAATCGATGTCTCACGCCGTAACTCATTAGGATTTCAAGTGGATATATGTACACCTGAATATGTTGACACACTCGGGCTCGGACTTCTTGTGGGTGATCATTTAGGGTTAATGTATTAAGTTTCCGCTGCGCCGATTCCATAAATTTCGATGTGATTTGAAGGCCAAACCAAATCAATCGGTATAAGCACAGTTGGACAACGACTCTTTTCTTACTTATTGGAAAAGAACCAAAGTAAATACTGGATTCAAGCCGGATCAAATCATGACCAAAGAGATTTTTGCACTTTACAAAATTGTTTCCAATATGCCACAAGAGAAGTGCACGTAATCGTATTATCTTGatccaaaattccaaattgaccAACAAAAGTCCAAATTGAACAACAAGGTATGATGTTCTTCATGATGTCGCCTTAAACATTAATAAAAGATGATTGCAAAGTTAATAATACCAACATATACGCCATATACGTAAAAAACAGCTTTCCGGTTTGGTTTGATTCTAAATTTTGTTGAGGCCAAACCAAACTACGATGTGGTGCAAActacaaacatttttttttttataaaaaaaacccaCCTCTCGTAAACGGAACCAAACCAGTAAAACAGTTCAGTTCGATTTTGATTAAACGGTTCGAGTTGCATTATGCTCATCCCGTAGTAAGAACTATAGAACAATGGATACATGTCACGATCTTGTGATCGAGATGGCTAACGAAAACATCATGCGCGACGGCAGATCACATCGCTCTATTTAGTACTATGAATGCTTAAACTACACTGGACGTAGGACAAGCGACCGGCTGGTATGCCTGTTGTCCCGGTGATTAGTAGGTTTTAACCGAAGCGCCATGATTGTGTGAACATATGAAGTGTCATGCATCAGCATGGTGCTGCGATAATGGATTTCCCACTGGCATAAGTTAGCATAAGATAAAGTAAACATCACGTCTGCTAAGATTTTTCGAAAATGTCCATTTTCCGTGTCCGGCGAGAAATCTATTCGAGCTTTCAAAAATGTGAAATTCGTACCTCAGTAGTTGATTTAAACTAAGGGGGAAAAAAGcattaaaagtcctaaaacttcaTGTATGAAATGCAATAAAATCCGTGAAATCAAATCCcatatttttttactaaaacAACCATACCGAAAAGTTGCTGACGAGACGCTCAAAACTTGACTTTTTGTCGACATCCTTATATTATACTGTTCAAAGTAAGTTTCGGACTTaaatgtgcaaattttggaAAGGGAGCAGTATTGTCAATAATAGTATAATCTTAACCGTAGATTCACATACCATTATCACGTGTTTTGCATGAATCACTCATTAATTGGGAGATAATGCGGTCATAAATAACTAACGATCTTGTCATATTGTCGGGCTAGCAACTCCCTTTTGGACAATGTTCAAGAGTTGATTGCACCgaataaaagttttaaaactgaaataaattttctaatgaAGATTTTGGACTTGATTCTCCATATATCTCTTTTAATTGGGAATTATAATTTACCTTCCCCTTTAAGTGAACACATTCTCCAATCAGATCTCTTTAATTAGGCCTCCAATTGTGTTATTCCCGTATCTTGAtgtcaaattttaatttcttcagCGAGCACTTCGGTTACACTTGGGATAATAgtcccaaaaatcataaaactatCATACGactgttaattcagtcttacgctttttaatttgactaatttaatctcaaatcttttaacgatttgtcaatgtagtcctttccgACCATTTTGATAGGGAATTGCTAATATGGACAGTAGCCATCTTATAGAGCGCGACCGACGCTAAtgcaaacatatatatatattttacagtttttctgaattttttgatgtctttcctttttttttttccttttgttttccctATTTCCCTTCACCGGTTGCTGAGGCCTCGGTGACGGCTGGATTGCCCTCACCAGCCACAAGGTGAAGGCGGCGTAGTGAGGGCaagattttcaagaaaaagcaCGCAGcgattttttctgaatttattgcCATTTCAATTGACTAATAACTTATTCTGTACAAGATGGTGCTCAGAGCACTAACGGAATTTCACGATCATTGGTTCATTTAAGGTGCCTTGGTCCCGGTCATTATTACCGATTGTTTCGATCATGATGAACTTGGCAATATATCTTATCTACTAAAATTTCCTTAtcacgacaaaaaaaaaattgttactaCAAAATATTTCCACTTAATCATCCCCCTGGTAAACGGCGGCCGTAACGATAATGGTCCTAAGGTAGCGGAATTCCTTGTCGGGTAAGTTCCAACCAGCACGAAAGGCGTAATGATCCGGGTACTGTCCCGGAGAAAAACTCGGTGAAATAAACATGTTTGTGAAGATGCAGACTACCCGCACTTGAACAGAAAGACCCCTATGAAGCTTTACTGTTCCCTGTGATTGGCTTTGGGCCTTTCCTACACAGCTTAGATAGAAGGCGAAAAAGGCCTCTTTTCGGGGGGCCTAAGCCATCAGTGAGATACTACTCTAAAAGAGCTAGAATTCTAAACAAACTAAATTAGTGGGTAACATATACGAATATATAGCTGTAACACTTCAAAGTTGGGTGAGACAGCTTCTAGTTTGAGGTGGCCACAACTTTGGAGGGTTTGCCAAACACCTTATCAGAGTTACATTATTCGATTGTGTGATTGTAACGACTATAGGAAAGCTTTACCGGCATGGCCATGGGCTAATTCGAGTGGTGCATCAGTGTTGTATTCATgcatgtcatgtcatgtcacTTTTCTCGTACGTAAATAGATGTCTGTTTCTAGGGACATCGTTGTTGgaaatatgggataaattgaagggtgtatgaatgagaaattgatgctcaaagaacacccttgagttgAAAGTGGAAAAGTGGAAGACATTAATCCCACATTAAAAAGGAAGAATGCTTTAGAGTACTTTATGGATAGTTACCCTCCTTTTGGAGTGGTAACTATCATAGAACAAGCACTATGCCTCGCGTGTAGGGCGTAGGGGGTGCAAATCTCGGGGCCCGACGAGCTAAAACTTGGGCGTGAGCGCACGACAAGAATGTAGAATCGAAAGGTGGGCCTCGTGAAAAGCCTAATTTTGCCTTCCggtttatttttccaactcaaactgttacaagtttttttttttgtaacagcTATTGAATCAATTGAGTAACGGTAGATTAATgacattgttgtcacaaaattaatattataatggCAGATTTAATCTCGATTGAGTAATGACAGATTAATGGCATTGCTGCAACAAAATCAATATTATAATGGTAGATTTAATCAGCtgttattattctttttccGAAATGCCCCCCACTTACCCTAGAAGTAGATGGCTTCctattctaatttttatgcaccagaaaatcttctccctctttttttattctcagatttgtattattttttttatagtgttCGGTTCAGGTTTGTTCAAGTTCGCCGAAGGCTTTGAAGTGTTGTGCTTGCTTCTTTGTTGCCAACCGTTGTATCCTGGGAGATATATGTTCACGAAAACTCGAGCACGTACTAGAGGAGAcgaatctgttttaaggaaacTATGTCAAACACAGGCTTCGGTATTATTTATAtcgattccatttcttttcgATA contains:
- the LOC125315453 gene encoding uncharacterized protein LOC125315453 encodes the protein MGNCQAADAATVAIHHPEGTKVERLHWSVSAHQIMSANPGHYVAHVIAASPPTAAAANGESGAPSRHLRLLRPDDTLHIGQVYRLISFEDVLKEFAAKKCVKLEKLLKRSGGVGVESKKKESRTSRGPSSKRDSVSANDSMSTKEEQGVDEWGSSGGGGSSSGGLRGVVGGGRRWEPALQSISEIGA